In a single window of the Zea mays cultivar B73 chromosome 5, Zm-B73-REFERENCE-NAM-5.0, whole genome shotgun sequence genome:
- the LOC100383977 gene encoding Coatomer subunit beta'-2 — MPLRLDIKRKLAQRSERVKSVDLHPTEPWILSSLYSGSVCVWNYQTQTMVKSFEVTDLPVRSAKFIARKQWVVAGADDMFIRVYNYNTMDKVKVFEAHTDYIRCVAVHPTQPFVLSSSDDMLIKLWDWDKGWVCTQIFEGHSHYVMQVTFNPKDTNTFASASLDRTIKIWSLGSPDPNFTLDGHSKGVNCVDYFTGGDRPYLITGSDDQTAKVWDYQTKSCVQTLEGHAHNVSAVCFHPELPIIITGSEDGTVRMWHSTTYRLENTLNYGLERVWALGYMKGSRRVVIGYDEGTIMIKIGREVPVASMDSSGKIIWAKHNEIQTVNIKSVGADNEIADGDRLPLAVKELGSCDLYPQSLRHNPNGRFVVVCGDGEYIIYTALAWRNRSFGSALEFVWSTDGEYAIRESTSRIKIYSKNFQERKSIRPSFSVERIFGGVLLAMCTNDFICFYDWVECRLIRRIDVNVKNLYWADSGDLVTIASDTSFYILKYNRDVVSSHLDGGGSAAEEGVEDAFELLHEINERVRTGLWVGDCFIYNNSSWRLNYCVGGEVTTLFHLDRPMYLLGYLANQSRVYLIDKQFNVVGYTLLLSLIEYKTLVMRGDFDRANDVLSSIPKEQYDSVARFLESRGMLEEALEIATDTNYRFDLAVQLGRLEIAKVIATEVQSESKWKQLGELAMSNGKLEMAEECLLHAMDLSGLLLLYSSLGDAEGINKLASVAKEQGKNNVSFLCFFMLGKLEECLQLLIESNRIPEAALMARSYLPSKVPEIVALWKKDLQKVNPKAAESLADPNEYPNLFEDWQIALNVEAAVAPKRVIYPPAEEYMIHAERSNENLVEAFKNMHVQEEMVPDDNEEYVHEVIEDGGVEESQEDAVEVDAEDDGVEESQDEAVEVEAEDSTDGAVLVNGNNSEEQWVLTPEQ; from the exons ATG CCGCTCCGGTTGGATATCAAG AGGAAGCTCGCACAGAGGTCGGAGAGGGTGAAGTCCGTGGATCTGCATCCGACGGAGCCATG GATTTTGTCGAGTCTGTACTCGGGAAGCGTATGTGTATGGAACTACCAGACTCAG ACAATGGTGAAATCATTTGAAGTCACGGATTTACCAG TTCGTTCGGCTAAATTTATTGCACGTAAGCAATGGGTTGTTGCTGGTGCCGATGATATGTTCATCCGTGTGTACAACTATAACACAATGGACAAGGTCAAGGTTTTTGAAGCTCACACTGACTACATTAGGTGTGTGGCTGTTCATCCAACCCAGCCCTTTGTGTTATCATCGTCCGATGACATGCTGATTAAGCTGTGGGATTGGGATAAAGGCTGGGTGTGTACTCAAATATTTGAAGGGCATTCTCACTATGTGATGCAAGTTACATTTAACCCAAAAGATACAAACACCTTTGCTAGTGCTTCCCTGGATCGCACAATAAAG ATATGGAGTCTTGGTTCTCCTGACCCAAATTTCACACTAGATGGCCATTCCAAAGGTGTGAACTGTGTTGATTACTTCACTGGTGGTGATCGACCATACCTAATTACTGGCTCTGATGATCAGACTGCAAAG GTTTGGGACTACCAGACAAAGAGCTGTGTTCAAACACTTGAAGGACATGCACATAATGTGTCCGCTGTATGTTTCCATCCAGAGCTACCTATAATTATTACTGGTTCAGAGGATGGGACAGTTCGAATGTGGCATTCTACTACCTACAG GCTTGAGAACACTCTTAACTATGGCCTTGAGCGAGTTTGGGCTTTAGGATATATGAAAGGGTCAAGAAG GGTTGTGATTGGATATGATGAAGGGACAATAATGATAAAAATTGGTCGTGAAGTTCCTGTTGCTAGCATGGATAGCAGTGGAAAAATTATATGGGCAAAGCATAATGAAATCCAAACTGTTAACATCAAGAGTGTTGGTGCAGACAATGAG ATCGCAGATGGTGATCGGTTACCATTGGCCGTGAAGGAGTTGGGAAGCTGTGATCTTTATCCACAA AGCTTAAGACACAATCCGAATGGGAGATTTGTTGTTGTATGTGGAGATGGAGAATACATAATATACACAGCATTAGCATGGAGAAATAGATCATTTGGGTCTGCACTTGAATTTGTTTGGTCAACTGATGGAGAATATGCCATCAGAGAAAGCACCTCAAGGATAAAGATTTACAGTAAAAATTTCCAG GAGAGGAAAAGTATAAGACCATCATTTTCGGTTGAACGGATATTTGGTGGTGTGTTACTTGCTATGTGTACAAATGACTTCATTTGCTTTTATGATTGGGTGGAATGCAGATTGATACGTCGAATTGATGTCAATGTGAAG AATCTTTACTGGGCTGACAGTGGTGATTTAGTAACAATTGCAAGTGATACGTCATTCTACATTTTGAAATATAAT AGGGATGTAGTTTCATCTCATTTAGACGGAGGGGGTTCAGCTGCTGAGGAAGGTGTGGAAGATGCCTTTGAACTGCTTCATGAGATCAATGAACGTGTCCGGACTGGGCTATGGGTTGGCGATTGTTTTATCTACAACAATTCTTCGTGGCGGCTTAATTACTGCGTAGGAGGAGAG GTTACAACCTTATTTCACTTGGATCGGCCAATGTATTTACTAGGATATCTTGCAAACCAAAGCCGTGTCTATCTTATTGATAAGCAATTTAA TGTTGTGGGGTATACTTTACTCCTTAGTTTGATCGAGTATAAAACACTTGTAATGCGTGGGGATTTTGATCGTGCAAATGATGTTTTATCATCTATACCAAAGGAACAATATGACAG TGTGGCACGTTTCTTGGAATCACGTGGAATGTTGGAGGAAGCCCTCGAGATAGCAACTGACACTAATTACAGATTTGACCTGGCTGTGCAGCTTGGTCGACTTGAAATAGCGAAG GTGATTGCTACTGAGGTGCAAAGTGAATCCAAGTGGAAGCAATTAGGGGAGTTAGCTATGTCAAATGGAAAG CTTGAAATGGCAGAGGAGTGTCTTCTACATGCAATGGACCTCAGTGGTTTGTTGCTTTTGTATTCTTCCCTTGGGGATGCCGAAGGCATTAACAAATTGGCATCTGTAGCCAAAGAACAAGGAAAGAACAATGTTTCTTTCCTTTGTTTCTTCATGCTAGGAAAGCTGGAAGAGTGTCTTCAATTGCTAATAGAAAG CAATCGTATTCCGGAAGCAGCATTGATGGCCAGATCTTATCTTCCTAGCAAAGTCCCTGAGATTGTAGCGTTGTGGAAAAAGGATCTCCAGAAG GTAAACCCAAAAGCAGCGGAGTCCCTGGCTGATCCTAATGAGTACCCAAACTTATTTGAAGACTGGCAGATTGCTCTGAATGTAGAAGCTGCTGTTGCTCCGAAAAG GGTTATCTATCCACCGGCTGAGGAGTACATGATTCATGCTGAAAGGTCAAATGAGAATTTAGTGGAAGCTTTTAAAAACATGCATGTACAGGAAGAGATGGTGCCAGATGATAATGAAGAGTATGTTCACGAG GTTATTGAAGatggtggagtagaagagagTCAAGAAGATGCTGTTGAGGTTGATGCAGAGGATGATGGAGTAGAAGAAAGTCAGGATGAAGCTGTTGAGGTTGAGGCTGAGGATTCAACTGATGGTGCTGTCCTTGTGAATGGAAACAATAGTGAGGAACAGTGGG TGCTGACTCCTGAGCAATAG